Proteins encoded by one window of Salvelinus sp. IW2-2015 unplaced genomic scaffold, ASM291031v2 Un_scaffold2145, whole genome shotgun sequence:
- the mrps26 gene encoding small ribosomal subunit protein mS26: MFQVITRSTPVIRLLAPRGAVLVEAVRGRKTRNDPKAKSKEGRIKTPPPVDPVEMVVLRERFTEYDLIMRALRLEFKEEMLRKRYEEEVGSLAEERAKQEAEEHRSLMTWNQEENLRMLKIRELRVQKEVEVAEVKKTEAAILREQTMEIFVKEKGEEIMRIQEEAKSFINMENLDQRIEEALDNPKNYNFAIDKDGRVVKRTVLQ, from the exons ATGTTTCAAGTTATTACCAGAAGTACCCCGGTAATCCGGCTTCTCGCCCCCCGTGGAGCCGTGCTTGTGGAGGCTGTCCGGGGTAGGAAGACCCGCAACGACCCAAAGGCCAAATCCAAAGAGGGGCGCATCAAAACGCCACCTCCCGTCGACCCGGTGGAGATGGTGGTCCTCAGGGAGAGATTCACAGAATATGACCTGATCATGAGAGCGCTGAG GCTGGAGTTCAAGGAGGAGATGCTGAGGAAGAGGTATGAAGAGGAGGTGGGCTCCCTGGCGGAGGAGAGGGCGAAGCAGGAGGCGGAGGAGCACCGCTCCCTCATGACCTGGAACCAGGAGGAGAATCTCCGCATGCTCAAGATCAG GGAACTGAGAGTTCAGAAAGAGGTGGAAGTGGCTGAGGTCAAGAAGACAGAGGCAGCCATTCTGCGAGAGCAGACCATGGAAATCTTTGttaaagagaagggagaggagataaTGCGGATTCAG GAAGAGGCCAAGAGCTTCATCAACATGGAGAACCTGGACCAGCGTATCGAGGAAGCCCTGGACAACCCTAAGAACTATAACTTTGCCATCGACAAAGATGGCCGTGTGGTGAAGAGGACTGTGCTGcagtga